In Nitrobacteraceae bacterium AZCC 1564, the following proteins share a genomic window:
- a CDS encoding hypothetical protein (product_source=Hypo-rule applied): MTMTEASREVGVVLRRRAIDNLGSTTMCGRRC, encoded by the coding sequence ATGACAATGACCGAGGCGTCCCGTGAGGTTGGCGTGGTGCTTCGCCGCCGCGCGATCGACAACCTTGGATCGACCACCATGTGTGGTCGCCGGTGTTAG
- a CDS encoding hypothetical protein (product_source=Hypo-rule applied): MLVLDDVPATAPWTVLTQESDATLYYAGYATIELFRADAAK; encoded by the coding sequence GTGTTAGTTCTCGATGACGTGCCTGCGACTGCGCCGTGGACGGTGCTGACGCAGGAGTCCGATGCGACATTGTACTATGCAGGCTACGCGACGATTGAACTGTTCCGCGCCGATGCAGCGAAGTAG
- a CDS encoding hypothetical protein (product_source=Hypo-rule applied; cleavage_site_network=SignalP-noTM) codes for MRMVLAAVCVFCSTHLAMAQAQPPNKPSDPLQQSTGTTPPEPKGQKQPQGWTGPLETTTGGAPPESPQGQSPPGMQPAPEGSSKTVVEPDKK; via the coding sequence ATGCGCATGGTGCTTGCCGCAGTTTGTGTGTTCTGCTCTACGCATTTGGCGATGGCGCAAGCTCAGCCGCCAAACAAGCCGTCCGATCCGCTCCAGCAAAGCACTGGGACCACACCACCCGAACCGAAAGGGCAGAAGCAGCCCCAGGGCTGGACGGGGCCCTTGGAAACAACCACCGGCGGCGCGCCGCCGGAGAGCCCGCAGGGGCAAAGCCCGCCCGGCATGCAGCCCGCGCCGGAGGGATCTTCGAAAACGGTCGTCGAACCGGATAAAAAGTAG
- a CDS encoding formate dehydrogenase subunit gamma (product_source=KO:K00127; cath_funfam=1.20.950.20; cleavage_site_network=SignalP-noTM; cog=COG2864; ko=KO:K00127; pfam=PF01292; superfamily=103456,81342; tigrfam=TIGR01583; transmembrane_helix_parts=Inside_1_6,TMhelix_7_26,Outside_27_78,TMhelix_79_101,Inside_102_121,TMhelix_122_144,Outside_145_169,TMhelix_170_192,Inside_193_224,TMhelix_225_247,Outside_248_256,TMhelix_257_279,Inside_280_326), translating to MARLVRFIRLAAVLMLVSAASPSIAQQINPTERSVKEQQLLQELDRIQGRVSIPDQRSRVLIQPAGREWREFHNVTLRWIGGIAIVGMLAALIIFYLTRGMVRLESGRSGRTIVRFTAFERFVHWMTATCFIVLAISGLNITFGRPLLLPLIGYEAFSEWSQWAKYAHNYVSFPFTIGVILIFLMWIAGNIPNKVDVDWLKRGGGIVGHDHPPAYRFNAGQKAIYWIVVIGGGLVAATGYVLMFPFYLSDIEGMQFAQIVHAVVAVLFVAVMLAHIYIGTIGMEGAFEAMGSGTVDVNWAKEHHNLWLERENARTGANETRPQPAE from the coding sequence ATGGCGCGTCTTGTACGATTTATTCGGCTCGCCGCGGTACTGATGCTCGTATCCGCAGCTTCACCGTCCATTGCCCAGCAGATCAACCCGACTGAGAGATCGGTCAAGGAACAACAGCTTCTGCAGGAACTGGATCGGATCCAGGGACGCGTGAGTATTCCCGACCAGCGTTCGCGCGTCCTCATACAGCCGGCGGGCCGTGAATGGCGAGAATTCCATAACGTCACGCTCCGCTGGATTGGCGGCATCGCCATTGTTGGCATGCTTGCGGCCTTGATCATCTTCTATCTCACCCGCGGCATGGTGCGACTGGAGAGCGGACGTTCCGGTCGGACGATCGTGCGCTTTACCGCATTCGAGCGATTCGTGCATTGGATGACCGCGACCTGCTTCATCGTTCTGGCGATTTCCGGATTGAACATCACCTTCGGCCGTCCGTTGCTCCTGCCGTTGATTGGCTACGAGGCGTTTTCCGAATGGTCGCAGTGGGCAAAGTATGCGCATAACTATGTAAGCTTCCCGTTCACGATCGGGGTCATCCTGATCTTTCTGATGTGGATCGCAGGCAATATCCCGAACAAGGTGGATGTCGATTGGCTCAAGCGCGGTGGCGGTATCGTTGGTCACGATCATCCGCCCGCCTATCGTTTTAACGCCGGCCAGAAGGCAATCTATTGGATCGTAGTGATCGGCGGAGGTTTGGTAGCGGCCACCGGGTATGTGCTGATGTTCCCATTCTATCTGTCAGATATCGAGGGGATGCAGTTCGCACAGATCGTCCACGCTGTCGTGGCGGTGCTTTTTGTGGCGGTGATGCTCGCGCATATCTATATCGGCACGATCGGGATGGAGGGCGCATTCGAAGCGATGGGTAGCGGCACGGTCGATGTTAACTGGGCCAAGGAGCACCACAACCTCTGGCTCGAACGGGAAAATGCGCGGACTGGTGCAAACGAGACGCGACCCCAGCCGGCGGAGTAG
- a CDS encoding formate dehydrogenase iron-sulfur subunit (product_source=KO:K00124; cath_funfam=3.30.70.20; cog=COG0437; ko=KO:K00124; pfam=PF13247; superfamily=54862) has protein sequence MARMKFLCDADRCIECNACVTACKNEHEVPWGINRRRVVTINDGKPGERSVTMACMHCTDAPCAAVCPVNCFYTTADGVVLHSKDLCIGCGYCFYACPFGAPQYPKVGNFGSRGKMDKCTYCAGGPEVDGSEAEYAKYGANRLAEGKLPLCAEMCATKSLLAGDGEIIAQIYKERVMKRGYGSGAWGWKTAYRETIAF, from the coding sequence ATGGCACGTATGAAATTTCTCTGCGACGCCGACCGTTGCATCGAGTGCAACGCCTGCGTGACGGCCTGCAAGAACGAGCACGAGGTGCCCTGGGGTATCAACCGGCGCCGTGTCGTCACCATCAATGACGGCAAGCCAGGCGAACGTTCGGTCACAATGGCCTGCATGCACTGCACCGATGCGCCCTGCGCGGCTGTCTGCCCCGTGAACTGCTTCTACACGACTGCCGACGGCGTGGTGCTGCACTCCAAGGACCTGTGCATCGGCTGCGGCTATTGCTTCTACGCCTGCCCGTTTGGCGCCCCGCAATATCCGAAAGTCGGTAATTTCGGCTCGCGCGGCAAGATGGACAAATGCACCTATTGCGCCGGCGGCCCCGAGGTCGACGGAAGCGAGGCGGAATATGCGAAGTATGGTGCGAACCGGCTCGCCGAGGGCAAGCTGCCGCTCTGCGCCGAGATGTGCGCGACAAAATCGCTGCTTGCAGGCGATGGCGAGATCATTGCCCAGATCTACAAGGAGCGCGTCATGAAGCGCGGTTACGGCTCCGGCGCGTGGGGCTGGAAGACGGCCTATCGCGAGACGATCGCATTCTGA
- a CDS encoding formate dehydrogenase major subunit (product_source=KO:K00123; cath_funfam=2.20.25.90,2.40.40.20,3.40.228.10,3.40.50.740; cog=COG0243; ko=KO:K00123; pfam=PF00384,PF01568,PF04879; superfamily=50692,53706) gives MLIKRTHQRSERQGSVAESLAGQGGGFDRRTFLRRSGLAGGALAALSTMPIGSVRKAKAATAGPLTAGATVRKNICTHCSVGCTVTAEVLNGVWIGQEPSWDSPINRGSHCAKGASVRELVHSERRLRYPMKLVGGQWTRVSWDTAINEIGDKILSVREKSGPDSVYWLGSAKMTNEGAYLFRKLGAFWGTNNTDHQARICHSTTVTGVANTWGYGAMTNSYNDIRNAKTQVVLGGNPAEAHPVSLQHLLEGKEMQNANFIVIDPRLTRTAAHATEYVRMRPGTDIPVLYGMMWHILQNGWEDKEFIRQRVYGFDDLRKEVEKWNPEEVERVTGIPGEQLKRVAKMFATEKPATLIWAMGQTQKTVGTANVRASCIALLMTGNVGRAGAGANIFRGHDNVQGATDVGLDIVTLPFYYGLAEGAWKHWSRVWDVDYEFLKSRFDSKQSMETPGIPLTRWFEAVTLPKDQVAQKDTVRAMFVQGHASNSITRIPESLNGLKALELLVIADPHPTTWASLAVEAGRKDGVYILPVATQFECKGSRVASNRSLQWGEQIVKPIFESKDDLEVIYLMAKKLGFADQMFKKIKVENNLPEAEDVLREMNRGSWSTGYCGQSPERLKAHMKNQAKFDMLTMRAPKDDPEVGGDYYGLPWPCWGSPEVKHPGTPLLYNTNLHVMDGGGTFRPRFGLEREEKLPDGTTRKVSLLADGSYSLGSAIQDGYPEFTLASLKKLGWDKDLTETEMATITRINPANPDVVSWSLDLSGGIQRVALAHGCVPYGNGKARMNAFGLPDPIPVHREPIYTSRVDLVAKYPTLPDAKQFRVPNIGFSVQKAAVETGIAKQFPLILSSGRLVEYEGGGEETRTNPWLAELQQDMFIEINPADAAERGIRDGGWVWVTGPENKSKARMKALVTERVGKGVAWMPFHFGGWFAGKDLRGNYPKGTDPIVLGESANTITTYGYDPATGMQEAKVTLCQIAAA, from the coding sequence GTGTTGATCAAGCGAACACACCAGCGTTCCGAGCGGCAGGGCTCCGTCGCTGAGTCCCTTGCAGGTCAGGGAGGCGGTTTCGACCGTCGCACCTTCCTGCGCAGATCCGGTCTTGCCGGCGGCGCACTCGCCGCGCTCAGCACGATGCCGATCGGCAGCGTACGCAAGGCGAAAGCAGCGACGGCCGGTCCGCTCACCGCGGGCGCAACCGTCCGCAAGAACATTTGCACGCATTGCTCGGTCGGATGCACCGTGACGGCGGAGGTCCTGAACGGGGTTTGGATCGGCCAAGAGCCGAGCTGGGACTCCCCGATCAATCGCGGCTCGCATTGCGCCAAGGGCGCTTCCGTTCGCGAACTCGTGCACAGCGAACGGCGGCTGCGCTATCCGATGAAGCTGGTTGGCGGGCAATGGACCCGCGTCTCCTGGGACACCGCAATCAACGAGATCGGCGACAAGATTCTGAGCGTGCGTGAGAAGTCGGGCCCCGATTCTGTCTATTGGCTGGGTTCGGCCAAGATGACCAATGAAGGCGCCTATCTGTTCCGCAAGCTCGGCGCGTTCTGGGGAACCAACAACACCGATCACCAGGCACGCATCTGCCATTCAACGACCGTCACCGGCGTCGCCAACACCTGGGGCTACGGCGCGATGACCAACAGCTACAATGACATCCGCAACGCGAAGACCCAGGTCGTGTTGGGGGGCAATCCGGCCGAAGCGCATCCTGTCTCGTTGCAGCATCTCCTTGAGGGTAAGGAGATGCAAAACGCCAACTTCATCGTCATCGACCCGCGCCTGACGCGAACCGCCGCCCATGCGACCGAATATGTGCGTATGCGGCCGGGCACCGACATCCCAGTGCTCTACGGCATGATGTGGCACATCCTACAGAACGGTTGGGAAGACAAGGAGTTTATCCGGCAGCGCGTCTACGGGTTTGACGATCTGCGGAAGGAAGTGGAGAAGTGGAATCCGGAAGAAGTCGAGCGTGTCACCGGCATTCCCGGCGAACAGCTCAAGCGCGTCGCCAAGATGTTCGCCACCGAAAAGCCGGCAACGCTGATCTGGGCCATGGGCCAGACCCAGAAGACAGTCGGCACCGCCAACGTACGGGCTAGCTGTATCGCGCTGCTGATGACCGGCAACGTCGGCAGGGCCGGTGCCGGCGCCAACATCTTCCGCGGCCACGACAACGTGCAGGGCGCGACCGATGTCGGGCTCGATATCGTAACGCTGCCGTTCTACTACGGCCTCGCCGAGGGCGCCTGGAAGCACTGGTCGCGGGTTTGGGACGTCGACTATGAGTTCCTGAAGTCCCGCTTCGACTCCAAGCAGAGCATGGAAACCCCCGGCATTCCGCTGACCCGCTGGTTCGAAGCGGTGACGCTGCCGAAAGATCAAGTCGCGCAGAAAGACACGGTGCGGGCAATGTTCGTGCAGGGACACGCCTCCAACAGCATCACCCGCATTCCCGAATCCCTGAATGGCCTGAAGGCGCTCGAACTGCTCGTCATCGCCGACCCGCACCCGACGACTTGGGCCTCGCTCGCCGTCGAGGCGGGACGCAAAGATGGCGTCTACATTCTCCCGGTCGCCACGCAGTTCGAATGCAAGGGATCGCGCGTCGCCTCGAACCGCTCGCTGCAATGGGGCGAACAGATCGTCAAACCGATCTTCGAATCGAAGGACGATCTCGAGGTGATCTATCTGATGGCGAAGAAGCTCGGATTCGCCGACCAGATGTTCAAGAAAATCAAAGTCGAGAACAATCTACCTGAGGCAGAGGATGTGCTGCGCGAGATGAACCGTGGCAGCTGGTCCACCGGCTATTGCGGACAATCGCCCGAACGCCTCAAGGCGCACATGAAGAACCAGGCGAAGTTCGACATGCTGACGATGCGCGCGCCAAAGGACGATCCAGAGGTCGGCGGCGACTACTACGGTCTGCCCTGGCCGTGCTGGGGATCACCGGAGGTCAAGCATCCGGGCACGCCGCTGCTCTACAACACCAACCTGCACGTGATGGATGGCGGCGGTACGTTCCGGCCGCGGTTCGGCCTCGAGCGCGAGGAGAAGCTGCCGGACGGCACGACGCGGAAAGTCAGCCTGCTCGCTGACGGCTCATACTCGCTGGGGTCGGCCATCCAAGACGGCTATCCGGAGTTCACGCTGGCGAGCCTGAAGAAGCTCGGTTGGGACAAGGACCTTACCGAGACGGAAATGGCGACCATCACACGGATCAACCCTGCCAATCCGGATGTGGTGTCATGGTCGCTTGATCTGTCCGGCGGCATCCAGCGCGTGGCGCTGGCCCACGGCTGTGTGCCTTACGGCAACGGCAAGGCACGCATGAATGCCTTCGGCTTGCCAGACCCGATTCCGGTTCACCGCGAGCCGATCTATACGTCGCGCGTTGATCTCGTCGCCAAGTATCCGACGCTGCCTGATGCCAAGCAGTTCCGCGTGCCCAATATTGGCTTCTCCGTGCAAAAAGCGGCGGTGGAGACAGGAATTGCCAAGCAATTCCCGCTCATCCTGTCGTCCGGCCGTCTGGTTGAATATGAAGGCGGAGGCGAGGAGACTCGTACGAATCCATGGCTTGCCGAATTGCAGCAGGACATGTTCATCGAGATCAATCCGGCCGATGCCGCCGAGCGCGGTATCAGGGACGGCGGCTGGGTCTGGGTCACGGGTCCCGAGAACAAATCCAAGGCAAGGATGAAGGCGCTTGTCACCGAGCGTGTCGGCAAGGGCGTTGCCTGGATGCCCTTCCACTTCGGCGGTTGGTTCGCAGGCAAGGATCTTCGTGGCAATTACCCGAAAGGCACCGATCCGATCGTGCTCGGCGAGAGCGCGAACACGATCACGACTTACGGATACGATCCCGCGACGGGCATGCAGGAGGCCAAAGTCACCCTCTGCCAAATCGCGGCGGCTTAA
- a CDS encoding hypothetical protein (product_source=Hypo-rule applied; cath_funfam=1.20.5.510; tigrfam=TIGR02811): MSEEKKTTVGRRDFLRKIGIGTVGAGATLATPLVESAQADSENNDEKRKARYRLSDHVKAFYRVNRYPS, encoded by the coding sequence ATGAGTGAAGAAAAGAAGACCACAGTCGGACGCCGCGACTTCCTGCGCAAAATCGGCATCGGCACGGTCGGCGCCGGTGCCACGCTCGCGACGCCGCTGGTTGAATCCGCGCAGGCCGACAGCGAAAACAATGATGAAAAACGCAAGGCACGCTACAGGCTATCCGATCATGTGAAGGCCTTTTACCGCGTCAATCGTTATCCGAGTTGA
- a CDS encoding TorA maturation chaperone TorD (product_source=COG3381; cath_funfam=1.10.260.40,1.10.3480.10; cog=COG3381; pfam=PF02613,PF15943; smart=SM00530; superfamily=47413,89155) — MRDDGLDRAIDAAGGVAQLARKIGISQPSVSNWNKVPVQRVIAVETATGVSRNQLRPELYSEPSSSGEPLDPVDAARAQEYLLLATLLSAPPSRKLLDQLAALQGDATPLGRAHAALAEAAAGAVTEKVAREYFDLFVGLGRGELLPYASYYLTGFLNERPLSRLRADLAALGIERVANNSEPEDHAAILCEIMAGFAEGRFEASFDAQRAFFEKHIAPWFGRLFADIELAENAAFYRAVGMLGRAFIEIEMEAFTFAN; from the coding sequence GTGCGTGATGATGGCCTTGATCGTGCCATAGACGCCGCCGGCGGCGTCGCCCAGCTTGCGCGCAAAATCGGCATCAGCCAGCCTTCCGTTTCGAACTGGAACAAGGTGCCTGTACAGCGGGTAATTGCAGTCGAAACTGCAACCGGCGTGTCGCGCAACCAATTGCGGCCGGAGCTTTACAGCGAACCGTCCTCGTCCGGGGAGCCGCTTGATCCCGTCGATGCGGCGCGTGCCCAAGAATATTTGCTGCTCGCGACACTGCTGTCAGCACCGCCGTCAAGAAAGCTGCTCGATCAGTTGGCTGCATTGCAAGGCGATGCGACGCCGCTTGGACGCGCGCATGCTGCGCTCGCCGAAGCTGCGGCCGGTGCGGTCACCGAGAAGGTCGCACGCGAATATTTTGATCTGTTCGTCGGTCTCGGCCGCGGCGAGCTCCTGCCCTATGCCTCCTATTACCTGACGGGCTTTCTCAACGAGCGGCCGCTGTCGCGCCTGCGGGCGGACCTCGCGGCGCTTGGGATCGAGCGTGTCGCAAACAATTCCGAGCCCGAGGATCACGCAGCCATCCTGTGCGAGATCATGGCAGGCTTTGCCGAAGGACGCTTCGAGGCGTCGTTCGACGCACAGCGCGCCTTCTTCGAAAAACACATCGCGCCGTGGTTTGGGCGACTGTTCGCCGACATCGAGCTTGCGGAGAACGCCGCCTTCTATCGTGCGGTCGGCATGCTCGGTCGTGCCTTTATCGAGATTGAGATGGAAGCATTCACATTCGCCAACTGA
- a CDS encoding hypothetical protein (product_source=Hypo-rule applied; pfam=PF11748), producing the protein MSEDKFLARWARRKQEAKANAVLPDAAVEHDVPFAPPPAAKDDELEFDLSSLPSIEEITSATDITAFLRKGIPQELTRAALRRAWSADPTIRDFVGLAENAWDFNDPTAMPGFGPLDCSEGELAKLADRIVGGLRKAAEALPETSIEAADSSRESTQIETLSVEAVAEASPKPQLGAARTPTEPTASELIKSESEKSESEPLRRRTHGGALPRLGPRQKMRDERL; encoded by the coding sequence ATGAGTGAGGACAAATTCCTGGCCCGCTGGGCACGACGCAAGCAGGAGGCGAAGGCGAATGCCGTGCTGCCGGATGCGGCAGTGGAGCACGACGTGCCATTTGCACCGCCGCCCGCCGCCAAGGACGACGAGCTGGAATTCGACCTCTCGAGTCTGCCATCAATTGAAGAGATCACATCGGCCACCGACATCACGGCATTCCTGCGCAAAGGGATTCCGCAGGAGTTGACGCGTGCGGCCCTTCGCCGCGCCTGGAGCGCCGACCCCACCATTCGCGACTTCGTCGGGCTCGCGGAGAATGCCTGGGACTTCAATGATCCGACCGCGATGCCGGGCTTTGGGCCACTGGACTGCTCCGAGGGAGAGCTGGCCAAACTGGCGGATCGGATCGTCGGTGGACTGCGCAAGGCAGCCGAGGCGCTGCCCGAGACTTCGATTGAGGCTGCAGATTCTTCGCGGGAATCGACTCAAATTGAAACCTTAAGCGTTGAGGCGGTTGCCGAAGCTTCGCCGAAACCTCAACTCGGCGCAGCTCGTACTCCAACAGAACCGACGGCGTCGGAACTCATCAAGAGCGAAAGCGAAAAGAGCGAAAGCGAACCCCTTCGGCGTCGCACACATGGCGGCGCGCTGCCGCGTTTAGGGCCGCGACAAAAAATGCGCGACGAAAGGCTATAG
- a CDS encoding hypothetical protein (product_source=Hypo-rule applied; pfam=PF11749; superfamily=51735), translating to MSPAALPLLRIPVGIVVERRKTDSPWADFVWRSVTVLPDEPETEPWTVLREEDGTTLFYAGSATVDLYQSETARYRDNLASGNPSIWTVLSPAEGAWPYSIAAATADPAEGEAFTDAAANLVEAVPMPEALRGTIESFVAEHHVEREFFKRKLEQANPEALARRQHEGGHE from the coding sequence ATGAGTCCCGCCGCGCTGCCCCTCCTGCGAATTCCCGTCGGCATCGTTGTCGAACGGCGCAAGACGGACTCGCCATGGGCCGACTTCGTCTGGCGCAGCGTCACCGTGCTGCCGGATGAGCCAGAGACAGAACCCTGGACAGTGCTCCGCGAAGAAGACGGGACGACCTTGTTTTATGCCGGCAGCGCTACGGTCGATCTCTATCAGTCCGAGACGGCGCGCTATCGCGACAATCTTGCCTCTGGCAATCCGAGCATCTGGACCGTGTTGTCGCCCGCGGAAGGCGCCTGGCCATATTCGATCGCTGCCGCTACCGCCGATCCCGCAGAGGGCGAGGCGTTCACTGACGCAGCCGCCAATCTCGTCGAGGCGGTGCCGATGCCGGAGGCGCTGCGCGGCACGATTGAAAGTTTCGTTGCCGAGCACCATGTCGAACGTGAGTTCTTCAAGCGCAAGCTGGAGCAGGCCAATCCGGAGGCGCTGGCGCGCCGTCAGCATGAAGGCGGACACGAATGA
- a CDS encoding hypothetical protein (product_source=Hypo-rule applied; cleavage_site_network=SignalP-noTM) yields the protein MNIRRAFSITARPALVAGLFAFALSPLSALAQDDSVLTYHGDNGRSGQYVVPALSREKARSVQHLWHGEQLDEGSAGCVLSQFGLTFTDAGLAMENVQGHPVYLILATTSDQKLRMKPQNLLTGLPIKRLETVT from the coding sequence ATGAACATCCGACGCGCTTTTTCGATCACAGCACGTCCTGCCTTGGTGGCGGGACTATTTGCATTTGCGCTGTCACCGCTCTCCGCCCTTGCTCAAGACGACTCAGTTCTGACCTATCACGGTGACAACGGCCGAAGCGGCCAGTACGTCGTTCCGGCACTATCCAGGGAGAAAGCCAGATCGGTTCAGCACCTCTGGCATGGCGAGCAGCTCGACGAAGGCAGCGCTGGATGCGTGCTATCTCAGTTTGGCCTGACATTCACGGACGCAGGCCTCGCCATGGAAAATGTGCAGGGCCACCCGGTGTATCTCATCCTGGCGACCACCTCAGACCAGAAGCTCCGCATGAAGCCGCAGAATCTGCTGACGGGGCTGCCGATCAAACGCCTGGAGACAGTGACATGA
- a CDS encoding hypothetical protein (product_source=Hypo-rule applied; transmembrane_helix_parts=Outside_1_3,TMhelix_4_23,Inside_24_51) has product MKTFIVALVFAGLVAAAASVLLNKFQEPAYVAFATSGARVGDPGRNLIGPG; this is encoded by the coding sequence ATGAAGACTTTTATTGTCGCCTTGGTTTTTGCGGGCCTCGTGGCCGCCGCCGCCTCCGTGTTGCTCAACAAGTTTCAAGAGCCCGCTTACGTTGCATTCGCAACAAGCGGAGCTCGTGTTGGTGATCCTGGTCGCAACCTGATCGGCCCCGGCTGA
- a CDS encoding DUF971 family protein (product_source=COG3536; cath_funfam=3.30.2020.10; cog=COG3536; pfam=PF06155; superfamily=50729), producing MVSRAVALSSPVWPVEIRLTKDRRSLNITFDDGSSFALPAELLRVTSPSAEVQGHSDAERKTVGGKRNVAILSVDPVGNYAVRIGFDDMHDTGIYTWAFLHDLGVNAAARFQEYLDDLAAKNLDRDKPGVR from the coding sequence ATGGTGAGTAGGGCAGTCGCTTTGAGCAGTCCCGTCTGGCCGGTCGAAATTCGGCTCACGAAAGATAGGCGTTCGCTGAACATCACGTTCGACGATGGCAGCAGCTTCGCTCTGCCGGCGGAGCTGCTTCGCGTGACCAGCCCTTCGGCCGAGGTTCAAGGCCATTCGGACGCCGAACGAAAGACCGTCGGCGGCAAGCGCAACGTCGCCATCCTCTCGGTCGATCCGGTCGGCAATTATGCGGTGCGGATTGGCTTCGACGACATGCACGATACTGGAATCTATACCTGGGCCTTTCTGCATGATCTTGGCGTCAATGCCGCAGCGCGCTTCCAAGAGTATCTCGACGATCTCGCCGCCAAAAACCTGGACCGCGATAAGCCCGGTGTTCGCTAG
- a CDS encoding membrane protein DedA with SNARE-associated domain (product_source=COG0586; cog=COG0586; pfam=PF09335; transmembrane_helix_parts=Inside_1_28,TMhelix_29_48,Outside_49_57,TMhelix_58_80,Inside_81_110,TMhelix_111_133,Outside_134_142,TMhelix_143_165,Inside_166_171,TMhelix_172_194,Outside_195_209) encodes MTIDTHAFVSLMAEAGPVGVVGIAIAEKIFPLVPSYLVFVLLGITVAWGQGDLTMTVASAAIGSTIGSLCWYGLGFALGAERSESFVARFGHYIFLKPTLYRRIAEAYRRNHFWVTVVGQTIPVVRVYLSIPAGVINLAVVEFTTAILIGSLTWTGPLLIAGYVLQGRGSDVATSSALLLMTALVGLELLAILIWRLLRAARQSSVSVR; translated from the coding sequence ATGACAATAGACACTCATGCATTCGTGTCGCTGATGGCAGAGGCTGGTCCAGTTGGCGTTGTGGGAATAGCGATTGCCGAAAAGATATTCCCGCTTGTGCCATCGTATCTTGTGTTTGTGCTGCTGGGCATCACAGTCGCATGGGGACAAGGCGATCTGACCATGACCGTTGCCTCAGCGGCTATCGGCTCAACCATTGGTTCGCTGTGTTGGTATGGTCTTGGCTTCGCTTTGGGAGCAGAACGAAGCGAATCCTTCGTCGCGCGCTTTGGGCACTATATTTTTCTCAAGCCCACTCTCTACCGGCGCATCGCGGAAGCCTATCGCCGCAACCACTTCTGGGTCACGGTTGTCGGACAAACCATTCCTGTGGTCCGCGTTTATCTTTCAATTCCAGCAGGTGTGATCAATCTTGCAGTCGTGGAATTCACCACAGCAATATTGATCGGCAGCTTGACTTGGACCGGACCGTTATTGATTGCTGGCTATGTCTTGCAAGGACGAGGCTCCGATGTTGCGACATCCTCAGCCTTGCTGTTGATGACCGCCCTCGTTGGACTGGAATTGTTGGCTATTCTTATCTGGCGACTGCTTCGCGCAGCAAGGCAGAGCTCGGTATCTGTGCGATAA